One Malus sylvestris chromosome 14, drMalSylv7.2, whole genome shotgun sequence DNA segment encodes these proteins:
- the LOC126599679 gene encoding cation/H(+) antiporter 18-like — translation MATNTTVATACPAPMKATSNGVFQGDNPLDYALPLAILQICLVVTLTRILAYLLRPLRQPRVIAEIVGGILLGPSALGHNKDYIEAIFPKRSLTVLDTLANLGLLFFLFIVGLELDPKSIRRTGKKALCIALAGITLPFVLGIGTSFALKETISKGVDGPPFLVFMGVALSITAFPVLARILAELKLLTTDIGRMAMSAAAINDVAAWILLALAISLSGTGRSPLVSLWVLLCGCAFVLSCVFFVRPIFKWMAQRCPEGEPVEELYVCATLVAVLAAGFVTDTIGIHALFGAFVLGIIVPKEGPFAGAIVEKVEDLVSGLFLPLYFVSSGLKTDIATIHGAQSWGLLVLVISTACFGKVFGTVAVSLLCRLPFQEALALGFLMNTKGLVELIVLNIGRERKVLNDQTFAIMVLMAIFTTFITTPVVMAVYKPAKRKSTSDYKYRTIERKDPNTELQILTCFHSTRNLPTMINLIEASRGTGKKERLCVYAMHLMELNERSSAILMVHKARRNGLPFWNKVTDSGNNQLVVAFETFEQLSRVAIRPMTAISSVSSMHEDICAMAERKRAAIIIVPFHKHQRLDGVLVTTRTEYRGVNQRVLEHAPCSVGIMVDRGLGGSTHVSASNVSSSIVVLFFGGSDDHEALAYGMRMAEHPGNNLTVVHFLASPELQREIVQVDINEGFNTSAGSVNEKFIAELKKVPNDSSIKYEERVVRNAAETTDLIREFNRCNLFLVGRRPEGQVAAALNIKGDCPELGPVGSLLTSPDFTTTASVLVVQQYLGMAVVPGSVGLSKVVVLPEDEDSETG, via the exons ATGGCTACAAATACCACAGTTGCAACTGCATGTCCAGCACCGATGAAAGCCACATCTAATGGGGTCTTTCAGGGTGATAATCCTCTGGATTATGCTCTCCCTCTTGCCATCTTACAGATATGCCTTGTGGTTACACTTACACGGATTCTTGCTTATCTTCTTCGACCACTAAGACAGCCTCGTGTGATTGCAGAGATTGTG GGTGGAATATTACTTGGCCCTTCAGCTCTTGGTCACAACAAAGACTATATCGAAGCAATATTTCCAAAAAGAAGTCTCACAGTGTTGGATACTTTAGCCAATCTTGGTCTTCTCTTCTTTCTGTTCATAGTGGGCTTGGAGTTGGATCCTAAGTCCATCCGCCGCACTGGAAAGAAGGCTCTCTGCATTGCACTTGCAGGAATTACCTTACCTTTTGTTTTAGGAATTGGTACATCGTTTGCCCTCAAAGAAACTATTTCTAAAGGTGTAGATGGACCACCATTTCTTGTTTTCATGGGAGTGGCTCTTTCTATAACTGCCTTCCCTGTTCTGGCTCGTATTTTGGCTGAGCTCAAGCTTTTAACCACTGATATTGGCCGAATGGCCATGTCAGCAGCCGCGATCAATGATGTAGCTGCGTGGATTCTTCTTGCTCTTGCCATTTCGCTCTCTGGCACTGGCCGTTCTCCCCTGGTTTCGCTATGGGTATTGTTGTGTGGGTGTGCTTTTGTCCTCAGTTGTGTATTTTTCGTTCGACCAATCTTTAAATGGATGGCACAGCGCTGTCCCGAAGGTGAACCAGTAGAAGAATTGTATGTATGTGCTACTTTAGTTGCAGTTTTGGCAGCTGGGTTTGTCACTGATACTATTGGAATTCATGCCCTATTTGGAGCTTTTGTGCTCGGAATCATTGTCCCAAAGGAAGGGCCATTTGCAGGCGCTATTGTTGAAAAAGTTGAGGATCTTGTATCTGGTCTATTCCTCCCATTGTACTTTGTCTCTAGTGGATTGAAGACTGATATAGCTACAATTCATGGAGCTCAGTCGTGGGGCCTCCTCGTTTTGGTCATTTCAACAGCCTGTTTCGGAAAGGTCTTTGGCACGGTAGCTGTTTCCCTCCTCTGCCGGCTGCCCTTTCAAGAGGCTCTGGCACTCGGGTTCCTCATGAATACTAAAGGGTTGGTGGAGCTCATTGTCCTTAACAtcggtagagagagaaag GTTTTGAATGATCAAACGTTTGCTATCATGGTTCTCATGGCTATCTTCACAACCTTCATTACGACACCTGTAGTAATGGCAGTATACAAGCCAGCTAAAAGAAAGAGTACATCTGATTATAAGTACAGAACAATTGAAAGGAAAGATCCAAACACTGAGCTCCAGATTTTGACCTGTTTCCACAGTACAAGGAACCTCCCCACAATGATCAATCTCATCGAGGCTTCTCGTGGGACTGGAAAGAAGGAACGACTTTGTGTCTATGCAATGCATCTTATGGAGCTTAATGAGAGATCTTCTGCGATTCTGATGGTTCACAAGGCGAGAAGAAATGGGCTACCCTTTTGGAACAAGGTGACGGATTCAGGTAATAATCAATTAGTTGTGGCTTTTGAAACGTTTGAGCAGCTGAGTCGAGTGGCTATCCGTCCAATGACAGCAATCTCTTCCGTTTCTAGCATGCATGAGGACATCTGTGCAATGGCTGAAAGGAAAAGGGCAGCAATTATTATTGTCCCATTCCACAAGCACCAGAGGTTGGATGGGGTATTGGTGACAACTCGAACTGAATACAGAGGGGTCAACCAAAGGGTTCTTGAGCATGCGCCATGTTCAGTGGGGATCATGGTGGACCGTGGCCTTGGTGGAAGCACCCATGTATCTGCCAGCAATGTTTCTTCAAGCATAGTTGTCCTATTCTTCGGGGGTAGTGATGATCATGAGGCCCTTGCATATGGGATGCGAATGGCTGAGCACCCGGGTAACAATTTAACCGTCGTCCACTTCTTAGCAAGTCCTGAACTTCAGCGGGAGATAGTCCAAGTGGACATAAACGAGGGCTTCAACACTTCAGCAGGGTCAGTGAACGAGAAGTTCATTGCTGAATTGAAGAAGGTTCCAAATGACAGCTCAATCAAATATGAGGAGAGGGTAGTGAGAAATGCTGCAGAAACTACTGATTTGATTCGTGAGTTTAACCGATGCAATCTGTTTCTGGTTGGTAGAAGGCCCGAAGGTCAAGTAGCTGCTGCCTTGAATATCAAGGGAGACTGTCCGGAGCTGGGGCCCGTAGGTAGCTTGTTGACCTCTCCAGATTTCACAACTACAGCTTCGGTCTTGGTTGTACAGCAGTATCTTGGGATGGCAGTAGTTCCAGGTTCAGTTGGTCTGTCGAAGGTCGTCGTGTTGCCTGAGGACGAAGATTCAGAAACCGGCTGA